The DNA sequence acTAACAACAGACGATGAAGCCGAGACGAAGCATCTTCAATCCCTCGACGGAGCGTCCACGCGCCTCCGCCTCTTCCAGATGGATCTCCTCCGCCACGACACCGTCCTCGCCGCCGTGCGTGGCTGCGCCGGCGTCTTCCACCTCGCCTCTCCCTGCATTGTCGACCAAGTCCACGACCCCCAGGTCTTGTTTAACCAAACTTCTCTTAAATCTTCAATCTTTTTGGCTTTTTGCATGACCCCATTTCGGTTTCAATGCAGAAGGAGCTTCTGGACCCGGCGATTAAGGGAACCATGAACGTGCTCACGGCGGCGAAGGAAGCAGGGGTGCGGCGCGTGGTGCTCACGTCCTCCATCTCCGCGGTTACGCCGAGCCCCAATTGGCCCGGCGATGTTGCCAAGACGGAGGAGTGCTGGACCGACGTTGAATATTGCAAGCAAAAGGGGGTTAGAAAgggttttcaatttttcaatttttcattttctttgtttttgttgtttttttctgCGTGTGTtaagtgtttgtgtttgtgttttttttgtgtgtgtgtgtgtggaacAGTTGTGGTATCCATTGTCGAAGACTTTAGCTGAGAAAGCTGCTTGGGATTTTGCTAAAGAGAATGATTTGGATGTTGTGGTGGTGAATCCTGGCACTGTGATGGGTCCTGTTATTCCACCAAGGCTTAATGCGAGCATGGTCATGCTCGTGCGCCTTCTACAAGGTGAATGGATAAGAAATTGTTTTTTCGCATATTTTGCTGTAGAAGTATCTTTGATTTAGTGTGcacttttgttttgctttctctttctctGAATGTTGGCTTTGTGAATTGAGGAAGTTCTTAAATTTAGTGGCAGTGTTGCCAAATAGTATCCAAGGGGCACCAGCGAGGAGAGTAGATAGCATTGTTTTTAGTCACGTGAAAAGAGGTCGAGGGAGACCAAGAAGAATATTGTAAGTTATTATAAAGGAGATCTTATAGTGAATAATATATctaagaatttgatttttaattgtctGATTGTGTCGTGCAATCATGTAACTTACCTCACCTAGCAGGATAAAACTATTGTTGTTGACTGTTGTTAATTACCAAAGTATCCAAGAATTTTGGCCCTGGTGGagattcattttataaaatctgTTACTGTGTAGTGGATAGGATCACTGGATAGGACCTATAGAAAATTAGAACTTGATGCCTTCATTAAGATCTGCTACTTCGCTGATGACTTGTTTTGATTTTGCTATAGTCAATATATAATGTTTTGGGGGCTACTGAGAATTTGTGATATTTTCTATGCTGTGTTGCAGGCTGTGCCGAAACATATGAGGACTTTTTTATGGGATCGGTCCACTTTAAGGATGTAGCATTGGCACATATTTTGGTGTATGAGAACAAATCAGCGGCTGGTAGGCATTTGTGTGTTGAAGCTATCTCTCACTATGGTGACTTTGTGGCAAAAGTTGCTGAACTCTATCCAGAGTATAATGTGCCTAAGTAAGCCACACACTTGATACATGTATTGGCAATGCTATGCAATCATCTTTTGGTAGGTGATTTTGCTTGATTCTTGAATGAGTTGTTGAAGAAATTCTGATTCTTATTTGAATACCAAGCAATTTGGTTCATGTGTAGAGCAATGGTTTTCAGTCATGCACTAACTAATCTATCTTGTATACCATCAATGTTGTGGTTTCTTAATTCTTATGAGTTATGACCTGATCAGTACCCTACATGGCTTTTACTGCAATGGATAGTGCATGTTGTAGTGTACACCTTTCCAGTCTTTCTCAAACATGCAAAGTGAGGAAGTGATTAGTTAGAGTAGCATTTGAAGCTGAATAGTTATTTTAGACTTGTCTGTATATTGTCttcataatcaaaatataaggTTGATATAATGCTACTAGTGATCATTTATACAGAACTTACTTTGTATTGTGTCATTTTCCTTTAAAGGATGCAACGAGATACCCAGCCGGGATTATTGAGAACAAAGGATGGAGCAAAGAAACTGATGGATTTGGGTTTGCAATTCATTCCAATGGAGAAGATTATTAAGGATGCTGTAGAGGATTTGAAGAGCAAAGGGTTCCTTTCATAAAtaatgctgctgctgctgctattTAGAACCAGAGTGTAATGTTTGCAATATGAGTACTTATGACACGAGCCTGTAATGTATAGTCTGTTTCCTCTATGCCTATGATGCTATGCAAATTGGCGCTGACTCGATATGTATTTTCAATCTGAtgcttttttattaataaaaaataaaagctagAATAGACCGGGAGAGGTTAAGGACTTGAATATCACTGACTCTCATGGATATTTTCAACATTTTCCTGAACATTTCATCTTGCTCTAAACATGCCAGGAATTGCATATCACATTAATACTGATTAATATTGTGCgaagtaatgtaggattttttttataagctaccgggaatatattattaataaaaaagtgaagTACAAgatgtgtcatttttttttatcagtaaatattaattattaatttttttgttagagaAAAAGTTAAACTcatgactttttttctttctccttttatcactcaattaatcttataattcAACAAAATGTGTTAAATCATTACAACCATAACATTTGCTGTCATATGATTGAAAGTTAAACATAACATTacaacaaacacaaataacaatatatagTCCATCAAACTCAACACATTTCATTGTCCCATACTATGTCAAATATCCCAATCAGCCACATACTAGGAATGGAAGATAGGAGGAAATgggaataaattaaattaaaatttaaaaattaaaggacactttataaatataatgctctatataacattaacatgaatttaaaaataacattagttTTAAATGATGacaaaatttatgtttaaaaaatgagCATAAGTTAGTATGGAATGAATGTTATACTTGGATATCCTTGGATTTGGCAATGGTCCCTCCTGGATCCGTGTGCGGTCACTTTTTGGTTACACTCGGAGTTGGAAAGAACAAAGAGGGAGAGCCACATGTGGAAGATCATTTGGAGGGCAACTATATACAGCTTATGGAAACAAAGAAACAATTGCATTTTTAAGCAGGAATTACTGGATAGTCAGCTGCTGTTACAACAGATTAAATTTCTTGCTTGGTCTTGGCTTCATTCCTTAACACCAGATTTTATTACTCCGTTTGCATTATGGAGCAGTAGCATACGGACCTTATTTTTTCTACTGTCCCTTTTCCAGCTGTTTCATTAATACAACTACATGAACAACAGAGATAATTGAGAAAAGGACAGTAGAAAAACCAATTTCAACCTTATTGGTTTGATATATGTGGATGGATATGTAATACGTGTGTTGTGAGCTTTTGGGGAGGAGATCGTAAGATTAAGTCTCGGGTGTTTGATGGTGTGAGGTGTCTCTTTGTGGTCTAGGTGCGCGAATTGTTCGGGTTAGAGAGTGCGGAAAGGAATTGTAGGAAGATTGATATAAACTCCTGCAGCACTGGCATAATAAACAGATTAATGATTAACTACTAATTTATATatctttcaattatatattattatttgaattattttaaaaattaataaatttattatatatgatgagTTAAGATTAgatgattatataatttttttaaatattagatgactatataaaatttttaaactcTGGTTGGAGTACTCTTGTtgatgtttttctaatttttggtATCATTGGTaccttttatataaaatattttttgctgattttaaaaaaattatgcgtcaacttatttttagttttaggtttTTCTTCACTTTAAAGGAGAATTTTTTAGGAGTTTTATTCCTACAGATTTCAATTCAAATCCTCATTCCTCTATGCGtatattttatatgttcttTTTCTACTATGTTATGCAAATGCTAAGACTGAAATATTCGCATGTAAAACACAAATGTCTATGGTTATATTTagctaaaagtaaaaaaaaaaatattttttttacaaattttaatatatatttttgaattttaatgtgtaaaataaagaagaaagaaattattattttacagtAGTTTAGTTGTACCCGTAGTTGTCATTAATTAtgactcattttattttatacaattttcaatttaattcctATAGAtatactttctttttattttacaatttttaatatacctttttttttttatttcagtcTCTCACTCTTCATTCACCTCAGCATTTAACAAAtactaacataaaaaaatttcaatatcacaaaaaattattctagAAAATATTac is a window from the Glycine max cultivar Williams 82 chromosome 2, Glycine_max_v4.0, whole genome shotgun sequence genome containing:
- the LOC100803241 gene encoding phenylacetaldehyde reductase isoform X2; the protein is MEKVVCVTGGSGCIGSWLVHLLLDRGYTVHATVQNLNDEAETKHLQSLDGASTRLRLFQMDLLRHDTVLAAVRGCAGVFHLASPCIVDQVHDPQKELLDPAIKGTMNVLTAAKEAGVRRVVLTSSISAVTPSPNWPGDVAKTEECWTDVEYCKQKGLWYPLSKTLAEKAAWDFAKENDLDVVVVNPGTVMGPVIPPRLNASMVMLVRLLQGCAETYEDFFMGSVHFKDVALAHILVYENKSAAGRHLCVEAISHYGDFVAKVAELYPEYNVPK
- the LOC100803241 gene encoding phenylacetaldehyde reductase isoform X1, with the protein product MEKVVCVTGGSGCIGSWLVHLLLDRGYTVHATVQNLNDEAETKHLQSLDGASTRLRLFQMDLLRHDTVLAAVRGCAGVFHLASPCIVDQVHDPQKELLDPAIKGTMNVLTAAKEAGVRRVVLTSSISAVTPSPNWPGDVAKTEECWTDVEYCKQKGLWYPLSKTLAEKAAWDFAKENDLDVVVVNPGTVMGPVIPPRLNASMVMLVRLLQGCAETYEDFFMGSVHFKDVALAHILVYENKSAAGRHLCVEAISHYGDFVAKVAELYPEYNVPKMQRDTQPGLLRTKDGAKKLMDLGLQFIPMEKIIKDAVEDLKSKGFLS